A genomic region of Rhodospirillales bacterium contains the following coding sequences:
- a CDS encoding rRNA pseudouridine synthase produces the protein MSEKKERIAKVMARAGLCSRRDAERWIDMGRVSVNGRVLDTPACTVGPEDEILVDGKVLPQAEGTQLFMYHKPGGLVTTARDEKGRPTIFDELPEGLPRLVTVGRLDMNTEGLLLLTNDGELARYLELPATGWKRRYRVRAHGTITQERLDTLKKGITVDGMRYGEIEAKLDKQQGSNCWLTVSIKEGKNREVRRVMEAIGLKVNRLIRLAYGPFQLGNLPLGAVEQVKGKIMKEQISGYFKQQDKKS, from the coding sequence ATGTCAGAAAAAAAAGAAAGAATAGCCAAGGTTATGGCGCGGGCAGGGCTGTGTTCCCGCCGCGATGCCGAGCGCTGGATTGATATGGGCCGTGTGAGCGTAAATGGCCGGGTTTTGGATACCCCGGCCTGTACCGTTGGGCCAGAGGACGAAATTCTGGTTGATGGCAAGGTTTTGCCACAGGCTGAAGGCACCCAGCTTTTTATGTATCACAAACCCGGTGGTCTGGTGACGACGGCGCGTGATGAAAAGGGCCGCCCGACGATTTTTGACGAATTGCCCGAAGGGTTGCCGCGGCTGGTGACGGTGGGGCGGCTGGATATGAATACGGAAGGGCTGCTGCTTTTAACCAATGACGGGGAGCTGGCGCGTTATCTGGAGCTGCCGGCGACGGGCTGGAAGCGCCGCTACCGCGTGCGGGCGCATGGGACGATTACACAGGAACGGCTGGATACGTTGAAAAAAGGAATTACGGTTGATGGCATGCGCTATGGCGAAATCGAAGCCAAGCTGGATAAGCAGCAAGGGAGTAACTGTTGGCTGACCGTATCAATCAAGGAAGGCAAGAATCGGGAAGTGCGCCGGGTGATGGAGGCGATCGGTTTGAAAGTGAACCGTCTTATCCGTCTGGCATATGGTCCGTTTCAACTCGGAAACTTACCCCTTGGCGCTGTTGAGCAAGT
- a CDS encoding nucleoside deaminase has product MTIKEQDKKFMTLALEEAQKAALRDEVPIGALLVDPGTGTIVARNGNRTREQSDPTAHAEILVIREACENTGAQRIPEYDLYVTLEPCAMCAAAISFARIRRVIYGAPDPKGGGIEHGGKFYDLSTCHHRPDVTKEVLAEECGKILKDFFAQKRSKNSQAEI; this is encoded by the coding sequence ATGACAATTAAAGAACAAGATAAAAAATTCATGACGTTAGCGCTGGAAGAGGCGCAAAAAGCAGCGCTGCGCGACGAAGTGCCGATCGGTGCCCTTCTGGTAGACCCCGGTACAGGAACGATCGTCGCCCGCAACGGCAACCGCACGCGGGAACAGTCAGATCCCACCGCACACGCGGAAATTCTTGTAATCCGTGAAGCCTGTGAAAACACCGGCGCCCAGCGTATTCCTGAATACGACCTGTACGTCACCCTCGAGCCCTGCGCTATGTGTGCTGCTGCCATCAGTTTCGCCCGTATCCGCCGCGTTATTTACGGAGCGCCGGATCCAAAGGGCGGTGGAATCGAGCATGGCGGAAAATTTTATGATCTGTCCACCTGTCATCACCGCCCGGATGTAACCAAGGAAGTCTTGGCCGAAGAATGCGGCAAGATCCTCAAGGATTTTTTTGCACAAAAACGCAGTAAAAATTCACAGGCTGAAATATAA
- a CDS encoding EAL domain-containing protein, protein MRRYVFPAGTVLFRKGERRECAYLIDEGQVDIFDEDEAAKDSCLCVLGAGEIFGEMALIDDAARTAGAVTTAESTIFVIPRDALRDRISGLDPILSLLVSLLIERYSLTRIYLPESIKQDQGGDFVEKISRYENLPEVLVRLHNTEEQREIALRELKLEQELRAGLDNREFIPYLQPILTLPDRRLAGFEALIRWQHPEKGMIFPDQFIPVAERTGVVQHLDRMMLEKACEYLPALMEKAGPAGKDLFISVNLSGINFGNTDIVRMVEKTLENSNINPQQIKLEITESALIGDADLAEEVLQGLKKLGVGIALDDFGTGYSSLGYLHRFSIDTLKIDRSFVMQLHDDNKSIDIVRAIVGLARNFKLQVVAEGIEKERDVVALNSLGCDFAQGYLFERPLPLDAAYRFIEENLLS, encoded by the coding sequence ATCCGCCGGTATGTTTTCCCCGCCGGGACGGTGTTGTTCAGAAAAGGAGAGCGCCGGGAATGTGCCTATCTTATCGACGAAGGCCAGGTCGATATTTTTGATGAGGACGAGGCCGCAAAAGATTCTTGTCTGTGTGTTTTGGGCGCGGGTGAGATTTTCGGTGAGATGGCCCTGATCGATGATGCCGCCCGGACCGCCGGGGCCGTGACGACGGCAGAATCCACGATTTTTGTTATTCCCCGTGATGCCCTGCGGGACCGCATTTCCGGACTTGATCCCATTCTTTCCTTGCTAGTTAGTTTGTTGATTGAGCGTTATAGCCTGACGCGTATTTACCTTCCTGAATCGATCAAGCAGGATCAGGGCGGTGATTTTGTTGAAAAGATCAGCCGCTATGAAAACCTGCCGGAAGTTCTCGTTCGTCTCCATAATACCGAGGAGCAGCGGGAAATAGCTTTGCGAGAGTTGAAGCTGGAGCAGGAATTACGGGCGGGACTGGATAACCGTGAATTTATTCCTTATTTGCAGCCTATATTAACGCTTCCGGATCGGCGGCTGGCGGGGTTTGAGGCTTTGATTCGCTGGCAGCATCCTGAAAAGGGGATGATTTTTCCTGACCAGTTTATTCCCGTGGCGGAGCGTACCGGAGTGGTCCAGCATCTTGATCGGATGATGCTGGAAAAAGCGTGCGAATATCTGCCGGCGTTGATGGAAAAGGCTGGTCCAGCCGGGAAAGATTTATTCATCAGCGTTAACCTGTCGGGGATTAACTTTGGTAATACCGATATTGTGAGAATGGTCGAAAAGACGCTGGAGAACAGCAATATTAACCCGCAGCAGATAAAGTTGGAAATTACCGAAAGTGCGTTGATCGGCGATGCGGATCTGGCCGAAGAGGTTCTGCAGGGGCTTAAAAAGCTCGGTGTGGGGATTGCTCTGGATGATTTTGGGACCGGTTATTCGTCGTTGGGATATCTCCACCGTTTTTCGATTGATACGCTTAAGATCGACCGGTCTTTTGTCATGCAGCTACACGATGATAATAAGAGCATCGATATTGTCCGGGCTATTGTGGGGTTGGCCCGGAATTTCAAGCTGCAGGTCGTTGCCGAGGGGATCGAAAAAGAGCGCGATGTTGTGGCTTTGAATTCTCTGGGGTGTGATTTTGCGCAAGGTTATCTGTTTGAGCGGCCTTTGCCTCTGGATGCCGCTTACCGGTTTATCGAAGAAAATCTCTTGTCTTGA
- the purD gene encoding phosphoribosylamine--glycine ligase, giving the protein MNILVVGGGGREHALSWKLAQSRLCSALYAAPGNAGICESSECNGIAADNIDEIVAFAQDRKIDLVVIGPEVPLVAGLTDILKEKGFKVFGPSRAAAQLEGSKAFMKDMCAKYGIPTAAYGRFTDLDAARTFIRTHGAPIVVKTDGLAAGKGVIICQSVEEAEKAAEEMLSGAAFGDAGTEIVIEEFLEGEEVSFFALADGKTVVPLLSAQDHKRVGDGDMGLNTGGMGAYAPAHFMTPELEKEIFDRTIKPLIDGMAKEGCPFTGVLFAGLMVKDCEPTLLEYNVRFGDPECQPLMMLLKSDLLEILLAAAEGRLDEVADQIEWRNATALCVVMAAKGYPGDYEKGSVIDLDHAESETEHCKIFHAGTCRNGEGQLVANGGRVLGVTALGNTAKLAQERAYHAVDLIDWPDGFCRRDIGWRAVKSEGES; this is encoded by the coding sequence ATGAATATTCTTGTTGTTGGTGGTGGGGGTCGCGAACACGCTTTGTCTTGGAAGCTGGCACAATCACGATTGTGTTCGGCGCTCTATGCTGCGCCCGGTAATGCGGGCATTTGTGAAAGTTCCGAATGCAATGGCATTGCGGCTGACAATATTGATGAAATTGTTGCCTTTGCCCAAGACAGGAAAATTGATCTGGTCGTTATCGGGCCGGAAGTGCCGTTGGTTGCCGGCCTGACCGATATCCTTAAAGAAAAAGGGTTTAAGGTTTTCGGCCCGAGCCGGGCGGCCGCCCAGCTTGAAGGCTCCAAAGCTTTCATGAAGGACATGTGCGCCAAGTACGGTATCCCGACGGCTGCCTATGGCCGGTTTACCGACCTGGATGCAGCCCGTACGTTTATCCGTACGCATGGGGCGCCGATCGTTGTCAAGACCGACGGGCTGGCGGCGGGTAAGGGCGTGATTATCTGTCAGAGCGTAGAGGAAGCGGAAAAGGCGGCGGAAGAGATGCTGTCCGGTGCAGCTTTCGGTGATGCGGGGACGGAAATTGTTATTGAGGAATTTCTGGAAGGTGAAGAAGTCAGCTTTTTCGCGCTGGCCGATGGGAAAACCGTTGTGCCGTTGCTTTCGGCGCAGGACCACAAACGTGTGGGGGACGGCGATATGGGCCTGAATACAGGCGGGATGGGGGCGTACGCCCCGGCCCATTTCATGACGCCGGAGCTGGAGAAGGAAATTTTTGACCGGACGATCAAACCTCTGATTGACGGGATGGCCAAAGAAGGTTGCCCGTTTACCGGCGTACTTTTTGCCGGATTGATGGTTAAAGATTGTGAGCCAACGTTGCTGGAATATAACGTACGGTTTGGCGATCCTGAATGTCAGCCGTTGATGATGCTGTTGAAATCCGATTTGCTGGAAATTTTACTGGCGGCGGCGGAAGGACGTTTGGATGAGGTCGCTGACCAGATTGAATGGCGTAATGCCACGGCTTTGTGCGTTGTGATGGCTGCAAAAGGTTATCCCGGCGACTATGAGAAAGGGTCTGTTATAGATCTGGATCATGCCGAAAGTGAAACGGAACACTGTAAAATTTTTCATGCTGGAACATGCCGGAACGGCGAAGGGCAACTGGTTGCCAACGGGGGCCGGGTTCTGGGCGTGACGGCGCTGGGGAATACTGCAAAATTGGCGCAGGAACGTGCGTACCATGCCGTTGATCTGATTGATTGGCCCGATGGCTTTTGCCGCCGCGATATCGGGTGGCGGGCTGTAAAAAGTGAAGGCGAGAGCTAG
- the lptB gene encoding LPS export ABC transporter ATP-binding protein: MQKRRRLKSVPKGLQARHLSKSYKKRPVLRDVSLSIQRGEAVALLGPNGAGKTTSFYIMTGLIGADGGYIMLDGQDVTALPMYRRARMGIGYLPQESSIFRGLNVEDNIRAVLQAQDLKPEDQEHFLEDLLAEFSIAHLRRTPSVALSGGERRRVEIARALAGRPQFMLLDEPLAGIDPIAVSEIRNLVGHLKDRGLGVLITDHNVRDCLDIVDRAYILHDGKVLMEGTPDEIVSHDDVRKVYLGEGFSL, translated from the coding sequence ATGCAAAAACGAAGACGTTTAAAATCAGTTCCCAAAGGCTTACAGGCGCGGCACCTGTCGAAAAGCTACAAAAAGCGCCCGGTTCTCCGCGATGTTAGTTTGTCGATCCAGCGGGGCGAGGCTGTGGCTCTCTTGGGGCCGAACGGAGCGGGAAAAACCACCAGTTTTTATATTATGACCGGTCTGATCGGGGCGGATGGCGGTTATATTATGCTGGACGGGCAGGATGTTACGGCGTTGCCGATGTACCGCCGGGCCCGAATGGGAATTGGCTATTTGCCTCAGGAATCCTCGATCTTCCGAGGGTTGAACGTGGAAGACAATATCAGGGCAGTTTTACAGGCTCAGGATTTGAAGCCCGAGGATCAGGAGCATTTTCTTGAGGATTTGCTGGCCGAGTTTTCCATCGCCCATTTACGGCGTACGCCCTCTGTGGCGCTGTCGGGCGGAGAACGCCGCCGGGTTGAAATTGCCCGGGCGCTGGCCGGTCGCCCGCAATTTATGTTGCTGGACGAGCCCTTGGCCGGAATCGACCCGATCGCGGTCAGTGAAATCCGCAATCTGGTAGGGCATCTGAAAGACCGGGGGTTGGGGGTTTTGATTACCGATCATAATGTGCGTGATTGTCTGGATATCGTTGACCGGGCTTATATCCTGCATGATGGTAAAGTCTTGATGGAGGGAACGCCGGACGAGATCGTTTCTCACGATGATGTACGGAAAGTGTATCTGGGCGAAGGATTTTCTTTATGA
- a CDS encoding ostA-like family protein, whose product MRFLIFNFLIVFFLAVFPAAAQNAGGFNPQKDEPLEITADQTLEWHRDTQQFIARGAVVAKQGDVIIHAEVLTADYRETEDENFDIYRLTAAGNVEIESRGNKAYGDKTVYNVDQGVAVMTGENLRLVSPDQTVTARDSFEYWINEGRLTALGDAKAIRGEDTITAARLAAFFTKGADGKNQLNRLEAYDNVVIITPTETLSGQKGVYNAATNVAELIGTVKIQRGPNVLEGDRADVNLATNVSRMHGSPETGGRVHGTFYPGSDKTQP is encoded by the coding sequence ATGAGATTTTTGATATTTAATTTTTTGATCGTATTTTTTCTGGCGGTATTCCCGGCTGCTGCCCAGAATGCCGGCGGTTTTAACCCTCAAAAGGACGAACCGCTGGAGATTACCGCGGATCAGACGTTGGAGTGGCACCGGGATACCCAGCAATTTATTGCCCGGGGGGCCGTGGTGGCAAAGCAGGGCGATGTGATTATTCATGCTGAAGTTCTCACGGCGGATTACCGGGAAACGGAAGATGAAAATTTCGATATTTATCGTCTGACCGCGGCGGGGAACGTTGAAATCGAATCCCGTGGCAACAAGGCCTATGGCGATAAAACGGTTTATAATGTCGATCAGGGTGTCGCGGTGATGACGGGTGAAAATTTGCGGTTGGTTTCGCCCGATCAGACTGTAACGGCGCGGGACAGTTTTGAATACTGGATCAATGAAGGCAGGTTGACGGCTCTGGGGGATGCCAAGGCTATTCGCGGCGAGGATACGATTACCGCGGCTCGTCTGGCGGCTTTTTTCACCAAGGGCGCTGATGGTAAGAACCAGCTTAACCGGCTGGAAGCTTATGATAATGTGGTTATTATCACGCCGACGGAAACGCTGAGCGGCCAGAAAGGGGTCTATAACGCGGCAACCAATGTGGCCGAATTGATCGGGACGGTGAAAATCCAGCGCGGCCCGAATGTTCTGGAAGGGGATAGGGCGGATGTTAATCTGGCCACTAATGTCAGCCGTATGCATGGCAGCCCCGAAACCGGGGGCCGTGTTCATGGGACATTCTATCCCGGAAGTGATAAAACCCAGCCATAA
- the lptC gene encoding LPS export ABC transporter periplasmic protein LptC encodes MEKEQSNRLQHLNRPRKIESTARYTRFVRWMRVVLPLMAVGIVGILMAWPRVEETFEAIPKENLIPQAVIGKNELVSPRFESEDESQQPFTITATRALQSSDDPDMVLLEQPMADITLKSGDWIAVESQKGTYRQEKKQLMLTGAVKLFHDQGYELQTEKLLVDLQAQEAWSDQPVSGHGPAGTLQASGMQAENISERLIFTGPAKLVLNRAIKGIE; translated from the coding sequence ATGGAAAAAGAACAATCCAACCGTTTGCAACATTTAAACCGTCCGCGGAAGATCGAATCGACCGCGCGGTATACGCGTTTTGTACGCTGGATGCGGGTGGTTCTGCCGCTTATGGCTGTTGGCATTGTCGGGATTTTGATGGCCTGGCCGCGGGTGGAAGAAACGTTCGAGGCGATCCCGAAGGAAAACCTGATCCCGCAGGCGGTCATCGGCAAAAATGAATTGGTTAGTCCTCGTTTCGAAAGCGAAGATGAAAGCCAGCAGCCTTTTACCATTACGGCGACGCGGGCGCTGCAGAGCTCGGATGATCCCGATATGGTGCTGCTGGAACAGCCTATGGCCGACATTACTTTGAAAAGCGGAGACTGGATTGCCGTTGAATCGCAAAAAGGAACATACCGGCAGGAGAAAAAACAGTTGATGCTGACAGGAGCGGTTAAATTGTTTCACGATCAGGGATATGAGCTGCAAACGGAAAAATTGCTGGTTGACCTGCAGGCGCAAGAAGCGTGGTCCGACCAACCGGTTTCAGGCCACGGCCCGGCCGGAACGCTTCAGGCCAGCGGTATGCAGGCGGAAAACATATCGGAACGGCTGATTTTTACCGGCCCGGCCAAACTGGTTCTCAACCGGGCGATTAAGGGGATAGAATGA